The genomic window CCTGATGCTCCCAAGGGGTGACCTAACACACAGGCACCGCCATGAATATTCACCTTGTTAGGATCTAATTCTAAAGCGGTTATCGCTGCTAATGCCACTGCGGCAAATGCCTCATTGATTTCAAATAAATCAACATCCTCAATATTCCAACCCGTTTTTTCCAATAATAACTTAATCGCACCTATAGGCGCGGTTGTAAAGAATGTAGGATCCTGTGAATACGAACTGTGAGCAACAAGTCGAGCAAGAGGCGAAAGATTTAATTCTTTAGCTTGGCTTTCAGTCATTAATACCAGAGCTGCAGCGCCATCTGAAATTGAGCTCGCATTCGCAGCAGTGATAGTGCCATCTGCGGCAAATGCAGGTTTTAGTTGAGGAATTTTTTCCGGACGAGCAGTTTGAGGTCCTTCATCTAAAGAAATCATTTGATCCTTCACGTGGACAGAAATAATTTCATCATTAAAAAACCCTTTAGCAGTTGCGTCATGGGCTTTCTGAACTGATTTTAGTGCAAAATTATCTTGATCCTCACGTGTAAAATTAAAATGTTTGACACACTTTTCTGCGTAATATCCCATTAATTTATGTTCATACGCATCTTCTAATCCATCAATAAAAAGATGATCTAAAACGGATTGATGACCCAATCGATATCCCGATCTCGCTTTCGGAAGTAAGTAGGGTGCATTACTCATGCTTTCCATTCCGCCTGCGACGGCAATGCGAGCATTGCCTGAGCGTAAAGAATCGTGCGCAAAAATAATGGATTGCATTCCTGATCCGCAGACTTTATTCACCGTAGTGCAGCCAACATGAGTGGGTAAACCAGCTCCTAGAGCAGCCTGACGAGCAGGTGCTTGACGAAGTCCGGCCGGTAAAACACATCCCATAATCACTGCATCAATCTCATCACTCGAAATAGTGCTTGTTGCAACAGCAGATTGAATTGCTTTTGCCCCTAAATCAGTAGCAGAAAGCGTTTGCAAACAACCTTGGAAATTACCAATGGGTGTGCGTTTAGCTGAAACAATAACAACAGTGTCACTCGACATAAAAAAATCCTTCGTTATAACGTTTCCTTAAATAATTCACGACCAATTAATAAACGCCGAATTTCTGAAGTACCCGCACCAATTTCATATAATTTTGCATCCCGCAATAATCGTCCCGCAGCATACTCATTAATATAACCATTTCCACCTAAACACTGAATGGCATCCAACGCACAGTGAGTGGCATTTTCTGCTGTGTATAAAATAACACTCGCAGTATCTTTACGATCTACTTGACCTGAATCACACGCACGCGCAACAGAATACAAATATGCTCTGGAGGCATTAAGTATAGTGTACATATTGGCTAATTTCGCTTGAATAAGCTGAAATTCACCAATTGCATGACCAAATTGTTTACGTTGATGAACGTAGGGGAGTACTAAATCTAAACAAGATTGAATGATACCAACAGGTCCAGCCGCTAAAATAAGTCGTTCATAATCTAAACCACTCATCAACACTTCCACACCGTGATTTTCTTTTCCCAACACATTCGCTAAAGGGACTTCACAATTATCAAAAACCAATTCACAGGTGCTTGAACCACGCATCCCTAATTTATCCAATTTTTGAGCGGTCTTAAAACCACGAAATCCTTTTTCAATCAAAAATGCGGTAATTCCATGTGATCCTGCATCTTTATCTGTTTTTCCGTATACAACCAGTACGTTAGCATCGGGGCCGTTGGTCACCCACATCTTCGTACCATTCAGAACATATTTATCATCCAATTTTTCAGCGAGTAATCGCATGCTCACAACATCAGAACCCGCTCCTGGCTCGCTCATAGCCAATGCACCCACATGCTCACCCGACACCAGTTTAGGCAAATATTTTTTCTTTTGCTCAGGTGAACCATTACGGTGAATTTGATTAATACAAAGATTAGAATGAGCTCCATAGCTAAGCCCTACAGAGGCAGAAGCCCGGCTGATTTCTTCCATAGCAACCGCATGAGCCAAATAACCCATGTTAGCACCGCCATATTCCTCAGCGACTGTGATCCCATGGAGTCCAAGCTGACCCAACTTGGGCCATAGCTCAACAGGGAAAGTATTAGAAGCATCGATCTCTGCGGCAATAGGAGCGATTTCTCTATCAGCAAACTGCTTTACTGATTCTCTTAAAAGCTCAATGCTTTCCCCTAGTTGAAAATTAAGACCTTGAGACATAAGGCTCCCTTTCGTATGTAATGTCCGTTTATCTGACTCGTCGCATGAGCGATTCCATTATGGTAGACTCCCTACCTATTTCGTCTTATTCTACCGTCACTGACGAGGAGAAAACAATGGATACTGTCGTTAAAGACCTACTTTTAAGCGGACACAACCTCTTAGACTATCAACATATGTTTGATTTAAGTGAGTCGGATTTAAATAAAAAAATCATAACGTGTGCCAGCGGGTTTGATACCTTTAATCTCGAAATGTCTGCCCAAGGAAAATCTATTGTTTCATGTGCACGAAATTATGACCTCAATGAAAAAGAAATGAGAGCATTAGTCGAAAAAAATATTGCACGCATGAAAGATCATTTTGACGAACATCAAGAGCAATATTTATTGGATACTAGTGCCACCTGGAGTGATGTCAAAAATAATCTATTACTTGCAGCCGAGCGTTTTCTTGTTGATTATCCTAAAGGACAAAGTGAAAAACGCTATCAAGCAGAAGTATTACCAAAATTAAATTTTCCAGACAGTTCTTTTGATTTGGCTCTTTGTTCACATTATCTTTTTGCACAAATCGGATTGAGTTTGGAACAACACGTTTCGTTCATCAAAGAATTGTGTAGAGTTGCAAAAGAAGCAAGAATTTTTCCGCTATCCAATGCATACGGTGAAATATCTGATTTATTAGGGCCAGTCATGCTTCAACTACAAATGCAGCATTACGGAGTAGAGCTCAAACAAGTAGGATACGAATTTCAGCGGGGCAGTAATGCTATGTTGAGAATTTGGCCAACTGCATGTCAAGTCTAGAGATAGGTCAGTAGGCTTTTGACATTTTGCGCCTTGGTTAGAATGGCTAAAACGTTCAGATTTTGTCCAGGTTGGGTGAAAATTGTTTTTAAAACCGAGTTTACTCTTGATAAATGAGGATTTTAAAATCAATTTTTACGCCCAAGATAGTCTAAATATGGACGTTTAGTTACACATTCACAACACCATGTGGCACATGCCCCGTAGCCACATGCTGACTCGCCGAATCACAATGAACCCGTTGATCATCGAAAAATATATCAGCCCCAAACGCTTTCAAAAAATGACCTTTCTCTAAGCCACCTAAAAATAACGCTTCATCTAAACGAATATTCCATGATCGTAACGTACGAATAACGCGCTCATGAGCGGGTGCAGAACGAGCCGTCACCAAAGCTGTACGCAGTGGTGAATTTTCAGTGGGTAATAGCTGTTGTAATTGATGCAATGCACTTAAAAATCCTTTAAAAGGGCCTCCAGGTAGGGGATTAAAGGCAGAGGCCTTTTCACTCTCCACAAAAGCCTCAAGCCCCTGTTCTTGATAAACCCGTTCAGCATCATCGCCAAAAATCACGGCGTCTCCATCAAATGCAATACGAAGTTGATGATGGCTTTGGCTAGAGGGTTCTTCGTTCAAAATTGTTGCCGCAGCACAATTATCAGCGAGTGCATTTCGGACATCGGCAGGATCCATCGATAAAAACAAATGTGAGCCAAACGCTGAAATATAACGATAAGGACTTTCCCCGCTGCAAAATGCTGCGCGAGTAATATCCAGTTGATAATGTGCAATCGAGTTAAAAACGCGTAAGCCCGTATCGGCACTGTTGCGAGAGAGCAGTATGATTTCGACATATGGTCCGTACTTGTTTAGATTAAGCAGTTTCTGAACCAACCCAAATGCCCCACCAGGCTCTAAAATATTGTTTTCATGCTCGACCTGATAGCGCGCAAAGGCTTCCACGCCTTTTTCTTCATAGACTGTATTGCTCTCAGTCAAGTCAAATAAAGCCCGGGATGAGACCGCGATCACTAATTTATCGTCTAAATGCTTAGGCATATTGTGTTCCTTATAGACTGATCTAACTTATTTCAAATCTTGAAGTCATTTTCTCACAATTAGATTAATTAAGGTATAGGTGGGGTAGATCCGACCCCTACTGTTTAAAATGGCGCGTTTCTTCTTTTGCTCTTTGCTGAGATGGCATACTTTGCACTACTTTAGCTTTGACCTGATCGAGTTTAATCAGGGCAACGTCAATGACATCTGCTGCTGCATTTGCTCGAGGATTTATTTTTTGATCTTTTTCTAACTTTACAACTTCTTCGTTTAATTTTTTGCTTAGTTTAGTCACTGCAGCTAACATTTTCTGCAAATTATCAGGAGAAGAGAGCACTTTTGAATCATTGGCGAGCTTCTCTAAGCGTTCAATTTGCTCACCAAATCCCATCGCTTGAGTTAATATTCTTCTATTTTCTTCTAAACCTTTTAGCTTTTCTGGATTCGTCGTATTAGAGGATGCAATTTCAGTTCTAAGTCGATTATAATCAGATACAGCTTTTAATGGTTGCACTGATATTGATGAGGGACCCGGCGAATTAACTAGTTTATCTATACTCTTTGATATGTTATCGACATTAACGGTTATATTTATTTCTGAAGTTGAAGCCCTATTACTTGGACGTGGTGGTATAGGTGGTGCTTTTGCACTCACAGAGGCTGCAGGCTCAGCAGCACTTCTTCTTGATCCCATAATAACTTTTGGTTTTGCTTCTTCAAGCTGGGCCTTCATCTCATGCAGTCTGTCAAGAAATTGGCCTGGGTTGTTACCAGCATTAATTTTTGCTTCGATTGAATTAAATTCTTCCATAAATTTTTTATGCGGACTATTTGGATCTCGTCTGCTGATCAATGGATCCAAATTATGGCCTTTCTCCAACATTTCTCTAATTGCATCTCTAGCTTCTTTATACTCAATCGCTTGGAGTGGTTTAAGTTCTTTATAAAGAGCACTTTCCATTTTATTGAGTTCTGAGATAGCGACCTTAATGACATAGTAATAGGCTGACTGCGCATCACTCATTTTACGAGGTAGCGCAGTCAAAGCACTCTTCAATTCACCCTTGAACTTTATAACTTCTGACAATTGAGCTTCTACTTTATTGCTGTTTTTTGATCTTATAGCCGTATTGTTTTTAGTTGATATTGTGCTAAGAATATCTTTTAAACCAGACCATTCCATTTCAGAGTCAATTGATTCTGGTATAGATTTAGTTGTCCTATAGTCAGAATATCCATCTTCAATTTTTGCCCTGAATTTTTTTTTATCTATCCCTGTAGATTCATCTATACCCTTAATGCGGTCTACTAAATCTTGTTCTATTTTTGAACCTTTCGTGTACAATTGTCTTGTGGCATTATGATCGGGCTCAACAACAGGAGCTGGTTCATCGAGTATATCTATCAACTCTGATGTACTCTGATCTTCAAGCTCACGGACTTCTTTTTCAACGTCAACATCATGTAGTAATAGAATGCTTTCTACTATCTGAAAGTTACCTCGAATAATCGTTTCTTGATTCTCTCTCTCTTCCATAGGAAGACTATTGAAATCTCCATTATTTTTCAAAGCTGCAAATTTATTTTTTAAAGAACTAATGCGTTGGATAATATCAGGCCCAATTGAAGTCTCAATATTAAGTTGACCAATAATATCATCAAGTGCTTCGTATATTTCACTACTTTGAACTCGTGTTTGTATTACTATTTTTAGCCGTTCAGCTGCTGCATTAATGAGGTTGCTGATTCCATGTACTTGTTGAGAAAACTCTGCTTTATTCTCACCTTCGTACTGATCTACGGTTTTTTTAATATCACGATACTCATTTTGCACATGATTAATGCCCGCCGAAAGTATAGCATTACGATCTGGATATTTTGTATGAAATCCCCTTATTAACTCCTGAACAGTGCTCTCTTTAATCTTCATAGCCTTACCTTCTACAACTATAACCAGTGCCGATCTACACTTACAATTATAGCTTATAGGGTAGTTGTTTGCCTGTGATCAGGCCTCAATAGCCTCATAGTTCCAGGCGTAGAAAAGGCTAGAACGAGGGAAGTAGAGGGCCAGCTGGATAGGCCGCTGTTCCAGGCAGGAGAAGGCTTTGGCATAGAGATGGAGCTGAGAGGCATGGTAATGGAAGGCCTCTAGCAGGAAGGCATCGGGCATTTGTTCTGCCTTTGGAATAGCACTCTTATAATCTATAATCCAACGCTGGCCTTCATTATCAACAAAGGTCCTATCAATGATACAGTGAACGACCTCATTATTTTGTACCAGAGTAATAGGGTATTCAGAATGGCTTTCAGCATGTTGACTCAGAATCCAACGACCTTTTTCGTCAGCCAACGTTTTAACGAGTGCGTCAGAAATAATTTCTAACGAAGATTGAATCTCGGAATGAGCGACTCCTAATTGTTGTAGCTGAGTTTCCCAGAGTGGATAATGATCAATTGAATTAAAATTTTGCCAACGTTGCAAACCTTCATTGGCAATGCGCTCTAACATGCGATGAATAACTGTACCAATATGTTCCGCTGTTTGATCAAGAGACCAATCAGGTAAAGTTGATAACTCCTCATTAATTGGTGAGTCTTGATGTACAATGACACCAACTATTTGTGTTTTATCAGGATTTTGAAAATCGGCAGGCAACCTAGCCATGTTTTTCACCGACTTTTGAATAATATCAGGTACTGAATGAATATCTTTTGCTTGATGAAATTCATGTTCTATATGTGGCCATAACATTCGCAAAAAACTATCTTGAGGAGGAAGCGATAATACCTCTTCATCAGAAATTTCAACATTTCCCAATAAATGAAGGGCTTTTTTCGCACGAGTAGCTGCAACATAAAGCACTCGAGTAATTTCATATTGGGATTTGCACGCATCTTGAAAGCGTAGATAATTATAGATTGAATCTCCCAAGCTGGCAGTTGGTTTAATCGGACCTAGTATTAAGTCGGCTTGAGCATCCGGACGAGGACGTTCCCACCAGAGTAATAATTGTGCACTATCCGCTTTTGCAGTACGTTCTAAACCCGGTAAAATCACCACATCAAATTCGAGTCCTTTTGCTTTATGCATGGTCATAATTTGTAAACGATCATCAGATTCTGGATCGACGGTTGCAAATAAATTATTGAGTTGATTTTCAATTAAAGAAAAATCATACATTTCAAGAGGAGAAAGTTGATCGAGTAATGCAAAATAACGATCAGCATTTTGAAAATCAGCGGATTGTTTAATACATGAAAGTCCGCCAAGAGCTTTCCATGTTGAATGAATCCAATTACGTAATGTCAGTCGTCCTCGTTGTGAGAGTGCTTGTTGCAAAATGGGTACAACACGGGTTAAACGAGTTTTGGCGTCTTCAGTAAAATTTTCAATCGTTTCGAACTGTTCGATCACAGACCATAAAACGCCTGAGCCAGCCGCTTGTGTGATCACCAATAAATCGGCCAATGATAATCCACACCACGGAGCACGCAAAACTGCCAACCACGCAATTCTATCGGCAGGATGGAGTAGAGCTCTAGTCAACGCGAAACAATCTTGAATGACTGCACGATGACTCATTTTCTCCATATCTTGCGCCTGATATCGGAGACCCTTTCTTTGTAGTGCAACAAAAATTGCCGCAGCGTGATGTCTTGCTCGAACTAAAATAGCGACTCGGGATTCAGGGTTTTCTTCACGTGTTTTATCAATAATTGAAACCACTTTTTGAGCTTCTTCATCAGTATTTGAATTAATTAATGGATGAACAGCAACATTACCTTCTTCCGATTGTTCTGGAGAATGAGAAGGAGCGTAAGTCACGGCTCCAACACTCATTTCATCTTGAGCAGGAAACAGTGTTTGAAAAGAAGAATTAATCCACTCAATAATTTGAGGTTTTGATCGAAAATTCACCGTGAGTTGCAAAGGTGTCAACGCTATATCATTAATTCCCTGTAATTGAGCGCGTAAAAATAAACCTACCTCAGCTTCCCTAAATCGATAAATTGATTGCATGGGATCACCCACTAAAAATAGTGTTCGACCATCATTGGGTTGCCAGCCAGCAGTCAGTAATTCGATTAAATGAAATTGGGGTGTAGAGGTATCTTGAAATTCATCCACTAATAAATGTCGAATTCGATAATCCCAATTGAGCGCCATTTCTGTAGGATTATCGGCAGAACCTAACGCCAGACGTGCTCTTGTGGCCACCTCAATAAAATCGACACCATGATGTTCTCTAAAAACCAACTGCAATTGTGCAGCTAAAATCGGCAGCAAGATGACCAAATCGGATAAAATTTGCCATTGTTCATCGGAATACTTAGGTGGAGGTAGCTGCTGTATTTCTAACAATAGTTGATGCAGTTCCTCGTGATTTTTTAGTTCACTGATCAAATCCTCTAAACGTTGTTTGGCTCTGATACGCTGCTCTTTTTCAGACGCTATTTTTGTTGCTGAAGGAGCTAAAAACCCTTGAGCCGTTGTAAATGATTTCCGCCAGTCTCCCGTTTGAGTCAATAAAAAATTGGCGATCGTTTGCCAGGCAGACAAATCATCTACATTTGCAGCGGGGAAGTCTGCTTGATCCAAGAAAGTTTCAAATGGATTTTCAGTTTCGATCTGTGAAAGCACTGTTGCAGCAGATCGTAATAAAAATAGTAATTCAGATTGGCAATGTTGAGGAAACAAATCAACACTCAATTCTAGAGTATCAGTAATCACATGCTCTAAGCTTAACTCAAGTGCATGTCGTTTACTTTCTAAATCATTATGCTCCAATAAATGGGCTAACCATTGATCTCGACGTCCTAACATTGAGGTCAACATTTTTTGGACGGTATTCCAATCATTATCAAGATGCAGTAATAAACGGGCCAACGCAGGTTGCCAACTTGAGTCTTGCGATAATTGTTTCATCAACTCACGAGCGGCTTGTTGATAATACGGAGTAGGATCGCTAAATACCGAAGGTTCTGAACCAAATTGGGATAAATACGGCGCACTTCGTGCAATATTTGCGCACAATGAATCAATTGTTTGAAGTCGTAAACGATTAGGATTTTGTAATAGTTGCCATTTTTTTTGAGCATCCACTTCAAGAACTTTACGCGCTAATGTCCAGGTTACTAAAGCATGTGGTTGCTCAGGCTCTGGTTGAGTTTGAGCAATCATTAAGGCCGATAACAAACGCTTACGCATTTCGGCAGCGGCTTTACGAGTAAAAGTGATAGAAACAATATGCTCAGGTTCTTCGCAGGCATACGCTAATAATGATAATATTCGTTGTATCAATAATTCTGTTTTTCCTGATCCCGCAGGCGCTTGTACAATAAAAGAACGCTTTACATCCAGGGCTTGTGAGCGCTCATCGGCATCAATAATATTATAATCCATCGTCTAAAAACTCCATTATTCACTCACTTTTTCGTTAATTCTGCAGACTGATGCAAGATGACAGTACAAGCAGGTTGTAGGATATTTTTTTGGATCAACAACTGCTTTACCCATAGCAAAATCATTGGCTAAAGCTGTTAAGTTAATTTCCCATTCATTTAAAAGCTTTTCCCAGGGAATAGGGGAGGCTTTGATATTCGGTAATTGTCCCGCTTCTGCTGTAATGCCATTAAATTTCACACTCTGGACACGAATTTGTGCAAACGCAAGTCCTCTGATTCGTTCAGAATCGTGAAGAGCATAAAGAGGCAATTGAGGTTCGTCCGGACGCTCACCAAACCAACTTTGTGGGGAAGGACTTCCTGTTTTGTAATCAATGATGATATGAGACCCATCTTTTAAAGTATCAATGCGGTCCACCTGTAGTCGCAAATTTAATTTTCCTATGGAAAAGCTAAAAGGTTCCTCAATCGCAGTTACGA from Gammaproteobacteria bacterium includes these protein-coding regions:
- a CDS encoding 5'-nucleotidase; translation: MPKHLDDKLVIAVSSRALFDLTESNTVYEEKGVEAFARYQVEHENNILEPGGAFGLVQKLLNLNKYGPYVEIILLSRNSADTGLRVFNSIAHYQLDITRAAFCSGESPYRYISAFGSHLFLSMDPADVRNALADNCAAATILNEEPSSQSHHQLRIAFDGDAVIFGDDAERVYQEQGLEAFVESEKASAFNPLPGGPFKGFLSALHQLQQLLPTENSPLRTALVTARSAPAHERVIRTLRSWNIRLDEALFLGGLEKGHFLKAFGADIFFDDQRVHCDSASQHVATGHVPHGVVNV
- a CDS encoding isovaleryl-CoA dehydrogenase; the encoded protein is MSQGLNFQLGESIELLRESVKQFADREIAPIAAEIDASNTFPVELWPKLGQLGLHGITVAEEYGGANMGYLAHAVAMEEISRASASVGLSYGAHSNLCINQIHRNGSPEQKKKYLPKLVSGEHVGALAMSEPGAGSDVVSMRLLAEKLDDKYVLNGTKMWVTNGPDANVLVVYGKTDKDAGSHGITAFLIEKGFRGFKTAQKLDKLGMRGSSTCELVFDNCEVPLANVLGKENHGVEVLMSGLDYERLILAAGPVGIIQSCLDLVLPYVHQRKQFGHAIGEFQLIQAKLANMYTILNASRAYLYSVARACDSGQVDRKDTASVILYTAENATHCALDAIQCLGGNGYINEYAAGRLLRDAKLYEIGAGTSEIRRLLIGRELFKETL
- a CDS encoding class I SAM-dependent methyltransferase codes for the protein MDTVVKDLLLSGHNLLDYQHMFDLSESDLNKKIITCASGFDTFNLEMSAQGKSIVSCARNYDLNEKEMRALVEKNIARMKDHFDEHQEQYLLDTSATWSDVKNNLLLAAERFLVDYPKGQSEKRYQAEVLPKLNFPDSSFDLALCSHYLFAQIGLSLEQHVSFIKELCRVAKEARIFPLSNAYGEISDLLGPVMLQLQMQHYGVELKQVGYEFQRGSNAMLRIWPTACQV
- a CDS encoding UvrD-helicase domain-containing protein; translation: MDYNIIDADERSQALDVKRSFIVQAPAGSGKTELLIQRILSLLAYACEEPEHIVSITFTRKAAAEMRKRLLSALMIAQTQPEPEQPHALVTWTLARKVLEVDAQKKWQLLQNPNRLRLQTIDSLCANIARSAPYLSQFGSEPSVFSDPTPYYQQAARELMKQLSQDSSWQPALARLLLHLDNDWNTVQKMLTSMLGRRDQWLAHLLEHNDLESKRHALELSLEHVITDTLELSVDLFPQHCQSELLFLLRSAATVLSQIETENPFETFLDQADFPAANVDDLSAWQTIANFLLTQTGDWRKSFTTAQGFLAPSATKIASEKEQRIRAKQRLEDLISELKNHEELHQLLLEIQQLPPPKYSDEQWQILSDLVILLPILAAQLQLVFREHHGVDFIEVATRARLALGSADNPTEMALNWDYRIRHLLVDEFQDTSTPQFHLIELLTAGWQPNDGRTLFLVGDPMQSIYRFREAEVGLFLRAQLQGINDIALTPLQLTVNFRSKPQIIEWINSSFQTLFPAQDEMSVGAVTYAPSHSPEQSEEGNVAVHPLINSNTDEEAQKVVSIIDKTREENPESRVAILVRARHHAAAIFVALQRKGLRYQAQDMEKMSHRAVIQDCFALTRALLHPADRIAWLAVLRAPWCGLSLADLLVITQAAGSGVLWSVIEQFETIENFTEDAKTRLTRVVPILQQALSQRGRLTLRNWIHSTWKALGGLSCIKQSADFQNADRYFALLDQLSPLEMYDFSLIENQLNNLFATVDPESDDRLQIMTMHKAKGLEFDVVILPGLERTAKADSAQLLLWWERPRPDAQADLILGPIKPTASLGDSIYNYLRFQDACKSQYEITRVLYVAATRAKKALHLLGNVEISDEEVLSLPPQDSFLRMLWPHIEHEFHQAKDIHSVPDIIQKSVKNMARLPADFQNPDKTQIVGVIVHQDSPINEELSTLPDWSLDQTAEHIGTVIHRMLERIANEGLQRWQNFNSIDHYPLWETQLQQLGVAHSEIQSSLEIISDALVKTLADEKGRWILSQHAESHSEYPITLVQNNEVVHCIIDRTFVDNEGQRWIIDYKSAIPKAEQMPDAFLLEAFHYHASQLHLYAKAFSCLEQRPIQLALYFPRSSLFYAWNYEAIEA
- a CDS encoding acetyl-CoA C-acyltransferase, whose product is MSSDTVVIVSAKRTPIGNFQGCLQTLSATDLGAKAIQSAVATSTISSDEIDAVIMGCVLPAGLRQAPARQAALGAGLPTHVGCTTVNKVCGSGMQSIIFAHDSLRSGNARIAVAGGMESMSNAPYLLPKARSGYRLGHQSVLDHLFIDGLEDAYEHKLMGYYAEKCVKHFNFTREDQDNFALKSVQKAHDATAKGFFNDEIISVHVKDQMISLDEGPQTARPEKIPQLKPAFAADGTITAANASSISDGAAALVLMTESQAKELNLSPLARLVAHSSYSQDPTFFTTAPIGAIKLLLEKTGWNIEDVDLFEINEAFAAVALAAITALELDPNKVNIHGGACVLGHPLGASGARIVVTLIHALRTHGLKKGIAALCIGGGEATAVAVEII